In Amycolatopsis coloradensis, one genomic interval encodes:
- a CDS encoding DMT family transporter, with protein MGETKTLLRIGALALMWGSSFFWIKLGLGAFSPVQLVLARVALGAAVLIGLCYLGRDRLPSGRRIWGHLAVAAFFHNALPFLLFAWGELTVDSGITGVLNSTTPLWVLLAAPMMGARTKMTAVRVTGLVVGLAGILLIFAPWEASGLLSWGALACLAAAASYGFAFVYEGKYLTGTGDSPLSLAGGQMLLATGFLLLAMPMGGFEPVHLSTGAVVAVVILGIGSTGIAFALNYQLLASEGAVAASIVGYLLPVVSVLLGAVFLAEPLNLRVIAGMVVVLGGVALTRLRPREQGTFATTPQVERPLAAAGEAAP; from the coding sequence GTGGGCGAGACGAAGACCCTGCTGCGGATCGGCGCGCTGGCGCTCATGTGGGGATCGAGTTTCTTCTGGATCAAACTGGGGCTCGGCGCGTTCTCGCCGGTGCAGCTGGTGCTGGCGCGGGTGGCGCTCGGCGCGGCGGTGCTGATCGGACTCTGCTACCTCGGCCGGGACCGGCTGCCGTCGGGACGGCGGATCTGGGGGCACCTGGCCGTCGCGGCGTTCTTCCACAACGCGCTGCCGTTCCTGCTGTTCGCGTGGGGTGAGCTGACCGTCGACTCCGGGATCACCGGGGTGCTGAACTCGACGACACCCCTGTGGGTGTTGCTGGCCGCGCCGATGATGGGCGCGCGGACGAAGATGACCGCGGTGCGGGTCACCGGGCTCGTCGTCGGGCTCGCCGGGATCCTGCTGATCTTCGCGCCGTGGGAGGCCTCCGGCCTGCTCAGCTGGGGCGCGCTGGCGTGCCTCGCGGCGGCCGCGAGCTACGGGTTCGCGTTCGTCTACGAGGGCAAGTACCTCACCGGTACCGGTGACTCGCCGCTGTCGCTGGCCGGCGGGCAGATGCTGCTGGCGACCGGGTTCCTGCTGCTCGCGATGCCGATGGGCGGTTTCGAACCGGTGCACCTGAGCACCGGCGCGGTCGTCGCGGTGGTGATCCTGGGGATCGGGTCGACCGGGATCGCGTTCGCGCTGAACTACCAGCTCCTCGCGAGCGAGGGCGCCGTCGCGGCGTCGATCGTCGGCTACCTGTTGCCGGTGGTGTCGGTGCTGCTGGGGGCGGTGTTCCTGGCCGAGCCGCTGAACCTGCGGGTGATCGCCGGAATGGTCGTCGTGCTGGGCGGGGTCGCGCTGACCCGGCTCCGCCCGAGGGAGCAAGGGACCTTTGCTACCACTCCGCAGGTCGAGCGCCCACTCGCCGCCGCCGGGGAGGCCGCGCCGTGA
- a CDS encoding response regulator: protein MLTGQGERGSIVTENQQTREPVKVFLVDDHALFRAGVRTELDSITDDVRVVGEAGSVAEAVAGIARTKPQVVLLDVHMPDGGGAEVLRRVRPELPDVVFLALSVSDAAEDVIAVIRAGARGYVTKTISSKELVRAVVRVSDGDAVFSPRLAGFVLDAFADRPGSAPISDPDLDLLTPRERDVLRLLARGYAYKEIASELFISVKTVETHVSSVLRKTQLSNRYELSRWASDRRLV from the coding sequence ATGCTCACGGGACAGGGCGAGCGAGGGAGCATCGTGACGGAGAACCAGCAGACGCGGGAGCCGGTCAAGGTCTTCCTCGTCGACGACCATGCGCTCTTCCGTGCGGGTGTGCGCACCGAACTGGACTCGATCACCGACGACGTCCGCGTGGTCGGCGAGGCGGGCTCGGTCGCCGAGGCGGTCGCGGGCATCGCCCGGACCAAACCCCAGGTCGTGCTGCTCGACGTGCACATGCCGGACGGCGGCGGCGCCGAGGTGCTGCGCCGGGTCCGGCCGGAACTGCCGGACGTCGTGTTCCTCGCGCTGTCGGTCTCCGACGCCGCGGAGGACGTGATCGCCGTGATCCGCGCGGGGGCGCGGGGCTACGTCACGAAGACGATCTCGTCGAAGGAACTCGTGCGCGCCGTCGTGCGGGTCTCGGACGGGGACGCGGTGTTCTCGCCGCGGCTGGCCGGGTTCGTGCTCGACGCGTTCGCCGACCGGCCGGGTTCCGCGCCGATCAGCGACCCGGACCTCGACCTGCTGACCCCGCGGGAACGCGACGTGCTGCGGCTGCTCGCGCGCGGGTACGCGTACAAGGAGATCGCGTCGGAGCTGTTCATCTCGGTGAAGACCGTCGAGACGCATGTGTCGAGCGTGCTGCGGAAGACGCAGCTTTCGAACCGGTACGAGCTTTCGCGCTGGGCTTCCGACCGGCGTCTCGTCTAG
- a CDS encoding PspC domain-containing protein: protein MTMENVQESAPNDLAEQVKPTIIERPPVPVVGSLSPAPFEPPKMYRRRSGRAIAGVAGGLADHLGVKVLWVRTAFALLAALNGAGLLAYGLLWVFVQQQSGEVEPEKSAPKEKQQAFGLMALGVGLAVASGTLTGLISGWVAIPLALAMIGAAVVWREADESQRRRWRVSAKGGVATAFLGGGGWSAAIRVVAGVALVMTGIGVVVLESGSIDQVKFALVAVIATLFGVAVLTVPFWLRLVRDLSDERMARIRTDERAEIAAHLHDSVLQTLALIQKQAESPREVARLARGQERELRGWLYGPSGYGKSKKTEEEAISGQLSEVLAAACGEVEDAFAISVQQVVVGEATLNEPLTALVQAAREAIVNAAKHAGVDEVSVYAEVEPTAVTVFVRDRGKGFDPDVVPSDRHGLADSIRGRMERHGGKCKLRTAPGEGTEVQLEMPVKAGKGAA from the coding sequence GTGACCATGGAGAACGTGCAGGAATCCGCCCCCAACGACCTTGCCGAACAGGTGAAGCCGACGATCATCGAGCGTCCGCCGGTGCCCGTCGTCGGCAGCCTGTCCCCGGCACCGTTCGAGCCGCCCAAGATGTACCGCCGCCGCTCCGGCCGCGCCATCGCGGGTGTCGCCGGCGGCCTCGCTGACCACCTCGGCGTCAAGGTGCTCTGGGTCCGGACCGCGTTCGCGTTGCTGGCCGCCCTGAACGGCGCCGGCCTGCTCGCGTACGGCCTGCTCTGGGTGTTCGTCCAGCAGCAATCCGGCGAGGTCGAGCCGGAGAAATCCGCGCCGAAGGAGAAGCAACAGGCCTTCGGGCTCATGGCGCTGGGTGTCGGCCTCGCCGTCGCCAGCGGCACGCTGACCGGCCTGATCAGCGGCTGGGTCGCCATCCCGCTGGCATTGGCGATGATAGGTGCGGCCGTCGTTTGGCGGGAGGCCGACGAGTCGCAGCGACGGCGTTGGCGCGTCAGTGCCAAGGGCGGGGTCGCCACGGCGTTCCTCGGCGGCGGGGGCTGGTCGGCCGCGATCCGCGTGGTCGCCGGTGTCGCGCTGGTGATGACCGGCATCGGCGTCGTCGTCCTGGAGAGCGGCAGCATCGACCAGGTCAAGTTCGCGCTGGTCGCCGTGATCGCGACGCTGTTCGGGGTGGCCGTGCTGACCGTCCCGTTCTGGCTGCGCCTGGTCCGTGACCTGTCCGACGAGCGTATGGCTCGCATCCGCACCGACGAACGCGCCGAGATCGCCGCGCATCTGCACGACTCGGTCCTCCAGACTCTCGCGCTGATCCAGAAACAGGCGGAATCACCGCGCGAGGTCGCCAGGCTCGCGCGCGGCCAGGAACGCGAGCTGCGCGGCTGGCTGTACGGGCCGTCGGGGTACGGCAAGAGCAAGAAGACCGAGGAAGAGGCCATCAGCGGTCAGCTGTCCGAAGTGCTCGCGGCCGCGTGCGGCGAGGTCGAGGACGCGTTCGCGATCTCGGTGCAGCAGGTCGTCGTGGGGGAGGCGACCCTGAACGAGCCGCTGACCGCGCTGGTCCAGGCGGCACGCGAAGCGATCGTCAACGCCGCCAAGCACGCGGGCGTCGACGAAGTCAGCGTGTACGCCGAGGTCGAGCCGACAGCGGTGACGGTCTTCGTGCGGGACAGGGGCAAGGGGTTCGATCCCGACGTCGTGCCGAGCGATCGGCACGGTCTCGCCGATTCCATCCGGGGGCGGATGGAACGGCACGGGGGCAAGTGCAAGCTGCGTACCGCACCGGGTGAAGGAACCGAGGTCCAGCTGGAGATGCCGGTCAAGGCGGGGAAGGGTGCGGCGTGA
- a CDS encoding DUF4345 domain-containing protein, whose protein sequence is MAPVLIGLVAVFFLGMGLLGLVAPKRLIRPFGISLESATARTEVRAVYGGFGVAVAVLLGFAAFDVGGIQRGAAIAVAVALSGMAFGRLVARFAERPERFYPSWLYFWVEIVLAGLLILATL, encoded by the coding sequence GTGGCGCCTGTTCTCATCGGCCTGGTGGCCGTGTTCTTCCTGGGCATGGGGCTGCTCGGGCTCGTCGCGCCGAAACGGCTGATCCGGCCGTTCGGCATCTCCCTGGAGTCGGCGACGGCGCGGACCGAAGTGCGCGCGGTTTACGGCGGCTTCGGGGTGGCTGTCGCGGTGCTGCTCGGGTTCGCGGCTTTCGACGTCGGCGGGATACAGCGGGGCGCCGCGATCGCGGTGGCCGTCGCGCTCTCCGGGATGGCCTTCGGACGGCTGGTCGCGCGGTTCGCGGAGCGGCCGGAGCGGTTCTATCCGAGCTGGCTCTACTTCTGGGTCGAGATCGTTCTCGCGGGTCTGCTCATCCTCGCGACCCTCTGA